The Paroedura picta isolate Pp20150507F chromosome 2, Ppicta_v3.0, whole genome shotgun sequence sequence GGTAGGGGGCAATATTATGTATGTAATTGTTCAGCTTAAATTGCAGACCCAGGTTGCAATCCCTACTCTCTCTGTTGAACCTCCCACAATgacctgttgtgaggataaaataaggaAGGGGAGACCCAAATAGCCACCCAGAGCTCCACAGAGGAAGAATTACATCAAGATGTGATACATTTGACATTTCTTTGGGCACAGGGAATAATGCCCTGGGAGCTGTGATCAAAAACTTAGGGCTGTGTCATTTAGTTAAAATATTTCCAATTTAAAGTCAGTTTAGACAGTAAATATAGTTATTATGTATTTACTAGTGATAAAGGAATCCCGTGCTAATAATAATACGTTCTCTCTGGCTGATTAAAGTGGCTAACAATGACTTGTTGCCTAAAACCTGATTAAGAATCCAAATATACAGTGAAGGCAGAGAAAGCACAAGACATGAGAGACATTAGCTACCACTATTTGTCACCTGACAagcagagaaactggagaaaaTCCTGTAATGTTTGGGTTTTGGGGCATAGTTCTAATCTTATCCTTCATGGTTTGTAAATCCTCCTCAAACCATGGTTCCCCATCCTGACAGTGGTTTCTCCTTCACCACTGTTCAGGATATTAGCTACTGTTaagaagtaccgtatttgccagcgtataaaacgactgggcgtataagacgactccccaatattttcactcaaaatatagagtttgttatatacccggcccacccctgcatctccctgtgaaaggcactagtgcgcaagtgcgcatgtgcaagctctgcgtagacaaggggcgggccggagtgccgctgcttcctgccgagcagaacgggcctgtcacgccaaaaaggctggcaccccatcgggaggccactatgggcagctatgtctatcccaactgaagtgcacccggcgtataggacgaccccccccccacttggaggcatgtttttcagggggaaaaaatagtcttatatgccagcaaatacagtacatttATTCCTATATGTGTTTCTACCTACTTCAACAAAACAATATACTCTTCtagaagaacagaagaaagctttattgcaggtataaaaaatgtaaacattatttttattgcagaTATACTGAACATGCAGTAAAAATACCTCCTATTAAAAGTCCCTAACAAAAATATCTaaacacaacaataaaaataattttattcttccTATATTATGTGCTGTGTGATATATAACATAATTTTggtagcaaatatatatatattatatatattatatatatatatatacacacacactaaaGTAGAGGAAGCTCATCTAAGCAACCATTAAGACAAATCTAATTAGCTTAGTAATTTCACAAAAATACTTtatgaaaaataattttgtttcataGTAGAAAAAGCAAGCTATTACCATTGGCCTGAATCTAGTTGCTCTAATCCTTGATTAAAACTGGATATACTTTACACTCCAGACTGTGTACTGCACATGGATGGCAGTAACTCTTAGTATAAATGAAAGTAATAATTCTAGTAAGTGATACGACCTTCATATAACATCAATGGGCCCCAAATAAGCCAAATCTGGAAAGTTTCTAAAAATGTGTGCAAAGATTGCAATGCTCTGCTGTACCCCTCACTGAGCCCTTCTCACTTGTGCTAGAAGACAATTAAAGTGTACAGTAGTTAATCTGATTAGTTGGTACAGGGTACCAAGATCTTGCAATTAGAATCAtaacagaatccttggccagcctggcctggaggaaatttgtctctTGGCTTAACTGTTGCTTAACTGTTTTTCCCtcaaggaaattcacctcccagctAAACTGTGGCTTAACTGTTTTACTAAAGATAAAAACAAGTGTCCTCTCAATTGTGGCATATCCAACAAAATGACTAATTATTCAAAGGTGACTGTACAATTACTCTGTTTATGGGAATACTGCTTTGAGAAATTATATCATCACATAAATCCATAGACACCTACACTAGGTCAAATCAGTGATGTATGAATATCCCAAAGCTGCTATGCAGTGGGAGGTTACTGTTCCCAAGCAGTCTATTGTCATTTATGTTCTTGCCTTTGATCTTCCTCCCTTAAGTCTTTCCACTGTGAATGAGAGGGATAGCAATGGAGTATTTTGGCTTTATGTTATTATTCTGATGTGGGAACTCCTCTGGCCAACTGCTACATCATCTTTGCAGTTCCTGCACATTTCTGAAGTGGTTTACTGGGAGTGCAGTGAGCTTCAATGTCTGGTTCAATCCTTAGTTCTTTTTGTAAACGGTCTATAAGATAGTTTTCAAGGTCACCTCTGTCATCTTGAGCACTTCTAAGCCTATAAGCATTAGTAATTAGATCTCCCATCAGCTTGATCTTCTGGATCTTCGGCACTAGAAATTGCTTCTTAATTGTGTTTGCAGTGTGGGGGTCTGAGTTCTTGATACTCAGAGCATAAAGGTCCTCAAAATAGCCTGCCAACATCTTCCACTGTGTTAAGGCAACTTCCAGAGCTGCTGCCACACCATTTATATA is a genomic window containing:
- the LOC143829956 gene encoding ferritin light chain-like — translated: MAEPSPKRFKSGLPLCTVQRHGSALRQLVKQNFPPVVEEGLCGVTSALLEVAYVFQMLGEIFDLSDMSLPNVSKFFWEQAKEEKEAAEVLIKYQHDRGGLYCTKVIQKPPNVYINGVAAALEVALTQWKMLAGYFEDLYALSIKNSDPHTANTIKKQFLVPKIQKIKLMGDLITNAYRLRSAQDDRGDLENYLIDRLQKELRIEPDIEAHCTPSKPLQKCAGTAKMM